The Deltaproteobacteria bacterium genome has a segment encoding these proteins:
- a CDS encoding HU family DNA-binding protein → MNKGDLVNELAKVLETKKDAQAAVDGVLSSITNALKNGDSVSLVGFGTFKVAERSARQGRNPQTGEAMHIPASRVPKFAAGKALKDAVK, encoded by the coding sequence ATGAACAAGGGAGACTTGGTCAACGAGTTGGCAAAGGTGTTGGAAACGAAAAAGGATGCCCAGGCAGCTGTGGACGGTGTTTTATCGAGCATTACCAATGCACTGAAAAATGGCGATTCCGTATCATTGGTTGGATTCGGCACCTTTAAGGTTGCTGAAAGAAGTGCACGTCAAGGCAGAAACCCACAAACAGGGGAAGCGATGCACATTCCGGCAAGCAGAGTGCCAAAATTTGCAGCCGGCAAAGCACTGAAAGATGCAGTGAAATAG
- a CDS encoding metalloregulator ArsR/SmtB family transcription factor — protein sequence MKDFIKVMKALSDANRVKMIKLLQRRVLCVCEIQEAMGLAQSTASKHLKILEEAGLITYSREGLWVNYRLADGGRNPYVANMLGNLRHWLEADSDVAALVAQLPAISRETICGG from the coding sequence ATGAAAGATTTCATAAAGGTCATGAAAGCCTTGTCGGATGCAAACCGGGTAAAAATGATCAAGCTGCTGCAGCGCCGTGTCCTGTGCGTGTGTGAGATTCAGGAAGCCATGGGGTTGGCCCAGTCTACGGCCAGCAAGCATCTCAAAATTCTGGAAGAAGCCGGTTTAATTACTTATTCGCGAGAAGGGCTGTGGGTCAACTACCGCCTTGCCGACGGGGGCAGGAATCCGTATGTGGCCAATATGCTCGGCAACCTGCGACACTGGCTCGAAGCGGATAGCGACGTTGCGGCGCTGGTTGCCCAGCTGCCCGCAATCAGCCGTGAAACCATTTGCGGCGGCTAA
- a CDS encoding permease, whose translation MHNAQEKACACSTGHAAVAAIDQMSEPTRSPVAKYVAGVAVMIAAWWLIYGQLKPLADFLTLTLSRWTGFAPQGHLGDAIAFFLYDTPKVLMLLTLVVFGVGIVRSFFTPTRTRAILDGKRESVGNFLAAGLGIVTPFCSCSAVPLFLGFVTTGIPLGVTFSFLIAAPMVNEVALVLLYGLFGWKVAAIYLSTGLAIAIVAGWVIGRLKMERHLEDWVYQIQAGEAAVEKGPEGWGERIGYGFDAVRDIVGKVWLYVVLGIAVGAGIHGYVPEGFLASFMGKSAWWSVPASVVLGIPMYSNAAGIIPIVQALLEKGAALGTVLAFMMSVIALSLPEAIILRKVLKPRLIATFIGVVGTGILIVGYIFNYFV comes from the coding sequence ATGCATAACGCTCAGGAAAAGGCCTGCGCTTGCAGTACAGGCCACGCGGCTGTCGCCGCCATCGATCAGATGAGCGAACCGACCCGTTCACCCGTCGCCAAATATGTCGCCGGCGTAGCGGTCATGATTGCCGCCTGGTGGCTGATCTACGGTCAACTGAAACCGCTGGCCGACTTTCTCACCCTGACGCTGTCCCGATGGACCGGGTTTGCGCCCCAAGGCCATTTGGGGGATGCGATCGCCTTTTTTCTGTATGACACCCCAAAGGTGCTGATGTTGCTGACCCTGGTGGTGTTCGGCGTCGGAATCGTGCGTTCTTTTTTTACCCCCACCCGAACGCGTGCCATCCTGGACGGCAAGCGTGAATCGGTGGGCAATTTCCTGGCGGCCGGCCTGGGGATTGTGACGCCGTTTTGCTCCTGCTCGGCCGTTCCGCTGTTTCTGGGTTTCGTTACCACGGGCATACCGCTGGGGGTGACCTTTTCGTTCCTCATCGCGGCCCCCATGGTGAATGAGGTTGCCCTGGTGCTGCTGTATGGGCTTTTCGGGTGGAAAGTCGCCGCCATCTACTTGAGCACCGGACTCGCCATCGCCATTGTCGCCGGCTGGGTCATCGGCCGCCTTAAAATGGAGCGCCATCTCGAGGACTGGGTGTACCAGATCCAGGCCGGTGAGGCCGCGGTGGAGAAAGGGCCGGAAGGCTGGGGCGAGCGTATTGGCTATGGTTTCGATGCCGTCCGCGATATCGTCGGCAAGGTGTGGTTGTACGTCGTATTGGGAATCGCCGTGGGTGCCGGCATTCACGGGTATGTACCGGAAGGTTTCCTGGCGTCGTTTATGGGAAAATCGGCCTGGTGGTCGGTGCCCGCTTCGGTTGTCCTGGGCATTCCCATGTATTCCAATGCCGCCGGCATCATCCCCATCGTGCAGGCGCTGCTGGAAAAAGGTGCGGCGCTTGGCACCGTCCTGGCCTTCATGATGTCGGTCATCGCCTTGTCGCTGCCCGAGGCGATCATCCTGCGAAAAGTGCTCAAACCGCGCTTGATCGCAACCTTTATCGGCGTGGTCGGCACGGGCATTCTGATCGTCGGATACATTTTCAATTACTTTGTCTAA